DNA sequence from the Gloeocapsa sp. DLM2.Bin57 genome:
GAGCAAAAAAATGACAGACAATTAACTGAAGATATCCCTAAGTTTAATCTCAAAAAAGGTAGCGTTGGGGTAATTGTTGAACATTATTCCATGTCTCAAGGAGAAGATGGATACAGTGTCGAAGGTTTAATTGAGCAAGATACCGTAGAAGTTACTGAGCCTCAAATTAAATTACTTAAGGTTGAACAAACATCAGAAAAAGCCACATTTTTTAATTAATGACAGCCCAAATTAGAGGTTTTCTGACAATTATAATCCTACTTTATCTAAAAATATTTCAGGTGTAGGTAAACTAGCAATTGCCCACCAGGGGTTATGTTGCTCTAATTCTACTAGAGAATAAGCTCCCGTAGCCACAGCGATCGCTTTTCCTTGAATAGCTGCACAACAATCGATATCATGGGGAGTATCCCCAATCACAAACAAGCGGTCTAGATTAACCTCACCGACGATGTCTTTAGCTAAATCTACTGCTTGTTGGGCGATCGCTCTTCTTTCTTCGTTAAAGTCAGCAAAAGCACCATGAGTAAAATATTCATCTAAACCATAATAACTTAATTTAGCTTGAGCACCTTTAGAGATATTCCCCGTTAAGAGAATTGATAAGACATCGGAAC
Encoded proteins:
- a CDS encoding DUF4926 domain-containing protein, giving the protein MPKFNLKKGSVGVIVEHYSMSQGEDGYSVEGLIEQDTVEVTEPQIKLLKVEQTSEKATFFN
- a CDS encoding HAD family hydrolase, translating into MTTILCWDIDGTLLTTARAGIFALEDAAKELIGKAVDFSQLPTAGMSDRLIAANIFKQAGIDPDQEKIDQLLELYASYLPRSLPRRQGKVLEGVREILEQLKSRSDVLSILLTGNISKGAQAKLSYYGLDEYFTHGAFADFNEERRAIAQQAVDLAKDIVGEVNLDRLFVIGDTPHDIDCCAAIQGKAIAVATGAYSLVELEQHNPWWAIASLPTPEIFLDKVGL